The proteins below come from a single Molothrus ater isolate BHLD 08-10-18 breed brown headed cowbird chromosome 3, BPBGC_Mater_1.1, whole genome shotgun sequence genomic window:
- the GALM gene encoding galactose mutarotase isoform X1 — MTTVRREAFGRMPPEEGGGEVEKFVLQSDSVRVEILSFGCIITTLETKDRDGKFSDIVLGFDTLEGYTGKHPFFGTVVGRVANRIANGKFSVDGKEYQLFINNGPNSLHGGAKGFDKVLWSAEVLPNGVRFFRLSPDSEEGYPGDLKVWVTYTLSGRELAINYQAQTSKTTPISLTNHSYFNLAGQGSRDVYDHEISIEADSYLPVDDAQIPTGEVAAVQGTGFDLRQPVELGKHLQKFHLNGFDHNFCLHQGQDRRLVARVFHPPTGRTMEVHTTQPGIQFYTGNFLDGSLKGKGAATYPKHSAFCLETQNWPDAVNKPHFPNALLHPGEEYNHTTWLVFNTA; from the exons ATGACGACGGTGCGGAGAGAGGCTTTCGGGCGGATGCCCCCGGAGGAGGGAGGCGGAGAGGTGGAGAAGTTCGTCCTACAGTCGGACAGCGTGAGAGTGGAGATCCTGTCTTTTGGGTGCATCATCACCACTCTGGAGACAAAAGACAGGGATGGGAAGTTTTCAGATATTGTCCTAGGATTTGACACTTTAGAAG GTTACACGGGGAAGCACCCGTTCTTTGGTACTGTCGTGGGCCGCGTTGCCAACAGGATTGCAAACGGGAAGTTCAGCGTGGACGGGAAGGAGTATCAGCTGTTCATCAACAACGGGCCCAACAGCCTGCATGGGGGAGCCAAGGGATTTGACAAG GTTCTCTGGAGCGCCGAGGTGCTCCCGAATGGCGTCCGCTTCTTCCGGCTCAGCCCCGACAGTGAGGAAGGCTACCCTGGTGACCTGAAAGTCTGGGTCACCTACACCCTTAGTGGCAGGGAGCTAGCCATCAACTACCAGGCCCAGACCAGCAAGACAACCCCCATCAGCCTGACAAACCACTCCTACTTCAACCTGGCAGGGCAG ggctcccgGGATGTCTATGACCATGAGATCTCCATTGAAGCAGATTCCTACCTGCCTGTGGATGACGCCCAGATCCCTACTG GGGAGGTGGCCGCTGTGCAGGGCACTGGATTTGATCTCCGgcagcctgtggagctgggcaaGCACTTGCAGAAGTTTCACCTGAATGGCTTTGACCACAATTTCTGCCTGCATCAGGGGCAGGATCGACGCCTTGTGGCCAG GGTTTTCCACCCACCCACCGGCAGGACCATGGAGGTTCACACCACCCAGCCTGGTATCCAGTTTTACACTGGGAACTTCCTGGATGGCTCCCTGAAGGGCAAAGGTGCTGCCACATACCCCAAGCACTCGGCTTTCTGCCTGGAAACCCAGAACTGGCCCGATGCTGTTAACAAG cctcacTTCCCCAATGCCCTGCTCCATCCGGGTGAGGAATACAACCACACCACGTGGCTTGTCTTCAACACTGCTTGA